acagatcGCTTCGCCTCATTGGCGCGTGCGTGCTTCGTCACGCCTTCGCAGGACTGAGGGTGTAGAGAGCGCGAATGCGGTCTGAACGTGGTTTCTTCGCAGGGGAATCCTCTCCATCTCTTGGAGCCAAGCTGACCCCGAGCTGCTTCTCAGCAGCGCGAAGGACAACCGCATCCTGTGCTGGAACCCCACAAACGGAGAGGCAAGTCCGCAGGGGATTCGGCACGCTCGCAGGGCTTGGGCTTTCCCTAAGCGTCAGGGTGAAAGTGGAGCGGGATGGCAGAACTTCCGCAGTGCGTTGGCACGGACCTGATCTAATGTTCGTCTGTCGTGCTCCAGGTGATTTATGAGCTCCCCACCACGAATCAGTGGTGCTTCAATGTCCAGTGGTGCCCAAGGAATCCAGCTCTTCTCTCGGCCGCCTCGTTCGATGGGCGGATCAGCGTCTACTCAGTCATGGGAGGAAGCCTGGATGCTCAGCAGCAAAGCAGCGCTGATAAGGTTAGACTGTTACTCTACTCACATTAACAGTGAAGCTGCAGAACACATGAATACTTACACCTTCCTGAAAGTTGTTGAAACAAGTAtgtgttgcagaaaaaaaactgggggTTGAGGCTGTAATTAAGGTTGACATCTTCCTGTCATGTCAAATGAAGCAGGTGACAGCTGCACTCACTTTTGTTGTAATTCTTGACTGTTGACATCTAAATCAGAAATAACCGACCAAAATATTGCTTAAGACTGATTCGTCAATTCAGAAAGTCTTCCTAACTGTTGCCTCTATGAAAATATTGCACCCAGATCTCTGCTTCCTTCGACACCATGGACCCCTTTGGAACAGGACAGGTGCTCCCTCCCCTGCAGGTGCCCCAGCCCACAGCCAAGCCCACGGTGGTTCCTCCCCTGAAAAAGCCACCCAAGTGGGTGCGCAGGCCTGTGGGGGCCTCCTTCGCTGTGAGTGCATCATCTATTCACCCTCTCCTTTCATAGTGCATAACCGTGCCCACTTAGCTGTGAGCACACCATCTCATATTCACCCTCCCTCCTCTGAGAGTTTCACTGCTTAACCCTTTACTTAACCCTTTAACCCTCTACCTCCTCAAAGCACCATGGTTATATCTGAGGATGTATTGTTCTCCAAatgagttatgttttttttttttttttgttttgcttgaagCCCATTGCCAAAAGTCACCACAATCACATTGctgcatatttgttttcattgatcAACCATTGCGCAATGCTCTACGTTTCAGTTTGGGGGGAAGCTGATCACCTTCGAGAACCTGAAGCCACCCCAGCAGCAGGGCCCGCAGGCTGTCCCCAGGCAGGTGTTCGTCAGCCAGGTCGTCACGGAGACCGAGTTCCTCCAGCGTTCCGGCGAGCTGCAGGCGGCTCTGCAGGCTGGCTCCTTCTCCAGCTACTGCCAGGCCAAGATCACCAACGCACCCAGCGACTCTGAGCAGGACATCTGGAGGTTCCTCAAGGTGGGAGTGCCCAGCCATAGACACATGCTGATCAGCCTCTAATGAGTACCATGGATGGTACAATGCTGTAgtggtcatttaaaaatggttctTCTTTTGGATTCAGTGTATAAGTAATGAGATGGGCATCCGACCACAATTATAAGATATAATTTCATAAGACTCTTGCTGCTGTAGATGCTATTGGTAAATACAGAATAGAAAATGCCACCAGAACAGTGGGTAGACCCATATAAGTCTGCACCTGTGATTGTGTTACTGCTTTTCCATCTTTCCAGAAACTAGTTtttctgtcctgctctctcATTTTGGAGAAGAATGCGGTTTCATTTCGGGCAATTGCTGTATGGTTTGTGGCCACTAGGCTTCACTGTTGTTCACAGAAGTATTAGCACATTCCTGTGAAAGCATTTCaacatgtttgtgtcttttgCAATTGTAGGTTAACTTTGAAGACGATGCCCGTGTTAAGTTTCTCAGGCTTCTGGGTTTCAGTAAAGATGAGCTTGAAAAAAAGGTACGGTTTGATTTTCTTTGGTGTGGGAATGATATTGTTCTTTAAACAGAATTGAGCACTCTGAAATAATGAGAATTCTTCCTGTATAAATTCCTGTAATCATGTGCGTGCTGGACGGGGCTTGTGCTTCTTCTGATGGGGCTCGTGTTTTGATCCAGATATCATCCAGTTTGGGGAAGGACATCTGTGCTAACGGTCACGGTGTGGATGCTAATGATCTGGCTGAAAAGAtgcagctcctctctgctcaggtCAGACAAGGGACAGAATAACATCCCAGTACTCTTTTTCCATATCAGTTACACCTGTACCAGAAGCCCGAAGCAGACAAAGCCCAGAGGTGGCTGAATTTTACGCACTGTGTATTTTAAAGTCTTTCCATGACATATCCACAACTTTTCTTATAACATAAGTGTaatcatttgaatattaattaaaattttgagTATTTGTTCAGTGATGTGTggaacatacattttattttccatttagcATTGTGTCTGGAAAATGTAGCCTGAATGTCTCTCCAGTGTCATGCACAGGTGTATTCAAATTCTGTCAagtttttcatttgtatattttgtttagCAAATGATAGAATGTTTGGCAGCATGCTTTCGCCCTGCGGGCAGTGATAGTTTATCGTGGGTCAGGTATGATGTCATCCTTGGTTTTATGCAGCAGTTGGATGAGTCCGGTGCTGCCGCAGACGCCCTGTCCACTCCGTCAGACTTCTTCAGTAACCTGCCCAATGACAAGCCCAGCTTCCAGATCCCTGTATCTGCAGGTAACTCACAGCCACTCCACACCTTTCGGAGGGTATGTATGGAAGCTGCTGGATATCTCTGTTTAGGGGCATATGAATAGAGCCGAATCTGTAATATATCCATAATATACATGTCATGACCCCAGTAGTGACCATCCTATTGCATATACTGTTAATATAGCTGTGTTTTATCATAGTAATGTGTATTAACTCTAGTGATGCTGGCCGTTTTGAACTGCCCCCCTGTGATTTCGTTTGTTTCCTGCCCCCTGTTGAAGACACCGATGGCCTGATCAGCCAGGCGCTTCTGGTGGGCAATTTTGAGGGAGCGGTGGATCTGTGCCTGAATGACGGGCGCTTTGCCGAGGCAATCCTCCTGGCCAtcagtggaggagaggagctgcTGAAAAAGACCCAGCAGAGATACCTGGACAAGCAGAAGAGCAGCATCTCTAAGGTTAGTGGAGCGCTGTCACTGCTAATGCACTTGTGATTCTGTGCAACTCGTAATGCACATGGTGTGATTCTGTCCCGCTCGTAATGAACACGGTGTGATTCTGTGCCACTCGTAGTGAACACGGTGTGATTCTGTGCCACTCGTAATGCACACGGTGAGATTCTGTCCCACTCGTAATGAACACGGTGTGATTCTGTGCCACTCGTAATGCACACGGTGTGATTCTGTCCCACTCGTAATGCACACGGTGTGATTCTGTCCCACTCGTGATTCTGTCCCACTCGTAATGCACACAGTGTGATTCTGTCCCACTCGTAATGCACACGGTGTGATTCTGTCCCACTCGTAATTCTGTCCCGCTCGTAATGCACACGGTGAGATTCTGTGCCACTCATAATGAACACGGTGTGATTCTGTGCCACTCATAATGAACACGGTGAGATTCTGTGCCACTCGTAATGAACACGGTGTGATTCTGTCCCACTCGTAATGCACACGGTGAGATTCTGTGCCACTCATAATGAACACGGTGTGATTCTGTCCCACTCGTAATGCACACGGTGTGATTCTGTCCCACTCGTAATGCACACGGTGTGATTCTGTGCCACTCGTAATGCACACGGTGTGATTCTGTGCCACTCATAATGAACACGGTGAGATTCTGTGCCACTCGTAATGAACACGGTGTGATTCTGTCCCACTCGTAATGCACACGGTGAGATTCTGTGCCACTCATAATGAACACGGTGTGATTCTGTCCCACTCGTAATGCACACGGTGTGATTCTGTGCCACTCATAATGAACACGGTGTGATTCTGTGCCACTCGTAATGAACACGGTGTGATTCTGTCCCACTTGTAATGAATACAGTGTGACACTATGCCTCCGACTACAGCCACGATTGTGTCCTGTCGCAAATGAACTCCACCACTATTCTGTCCCACTCATACTGAACATGGCCATGATTCTGTACCACTCGTAATGAGCATAGCCAGGATCCTGTACCACAGGCTTGATGTAATGGTACTGTgctgtatattatttttgtgttatagTCTGATTTGTTATTATCAAACTTTTATGCTTTGTTGTATATTGGACCATTTCCTGTATGTGACAAATCTATGCGTGTTTGACCCATttaccaaaaaaacaaagttgtAACTTTTTTTGGTACTTGCTGTCCAAAAGTCTTTAAGTCATTAACTTACTTACATATTATTCTAATGGTCAGTGCTGCCCTCTGATCTTTCTCATCATTTAAAAGgctaatttttttaatcagctgtCAGCGCACTCGCCTTCACAGGGCcacttcgtttttttttttgttttttttttccccacagctcaTCTCGTCAGTCGTCACCCAGAACTGGAGGGATATTGTGCAGAGCTGCGATCTGGACAACTGGAAGGAGGCCCTGGCAGCTCTCCTGACCTACACCCGCCCTGAGGAGTTCGCCGAGCTGTGTGGTAAGGCACTGCCGGGCAGCCGCTGCGGGTTCGCGGCCGTTAGCCTCGATGCGAGAAACAGGCAGTGTCTCTGGCTGACCCCACGTGGGTTTGAATAGAATCCCTGAGGAGCCACAGACTGTGTGCTTCCAGCGCGGGGCCCTGGGTACAAGCCGCCCCTGTTGCTGTAATGAGGTACGCTTTCTGTACACTCCCCGTTGCTTAATGTCATCCCTTCACCCCCCCCATCCAGATGCTCTGGGGGCTCGTCTGGAGCACGAGGGCACCGAGAAGCACTGTCTCCAGGCCTGCCTGTGTTACATCTGCTCTGGAAACATTGAGAAACTAGTGGAGTGCTGGGCCCTGAAGAAAGACTGCTCGTCCCCGCTGGCCCTGGAGGTATGCGCCTGACCAGCTCAGTCCTTCCGCAGACTCCCTGTCTGCCAGCAGGCACAGCATTGCTCACCTCTTATGTGATAGGGCTTGCACTCGATGAGagcgggggggggttgggggggtgggtgtgtgtgtgtgtgtgtgtgtgtgtgtgtgtgtgtgtgtgcgcgtgtagGCCctcaggagcagcagcagtgcccctcctGGCCACAGACTGAAACCCTTTTTACGTGCGGTTGgcaggagctggtggagaagGTGATGGTCCTGCGCAAGTCGATAGAGCGCCTGAGGAACAGCGAGGTGGCCGCGCAGAGCCCCGTCCTGGCCGACAAACTGACCCACTACGCCGGCCTGCTGGCCTCCCAGGGTAGCCTGGCCGCTGCCATGAGCTACCTGCCAGCAGGGTCAAATCAGGTGAGGCCTGAAGCCAGAGGCCAATTATGAGCCTCCATGGCTTGAGTGTTACGCATGCAGAACAGTCAGTTATCCTCCTGTTTTAGCATGTAGTAGGTAGGTGTTGAAATTTGAAGGAATACATATCACTATGTGTGCcagagtatctgctaaataacacTATAACACCTTTGAAGTGTGTCACATTACTTAAATTCTTTTAAACTATTGTTAAAATGCCCAGTTACTCCAAAATACATGGGGTGGGTCAAATGTTCCAGTGCCAAAAATCCCTCTGCAGCAGTCTTTGTAGACTAAAGCTAATCTAGATTTCTGAATATGCAATGTGacgtcagtttttttttttttttttttttttttgcaggcgGCCATCATGATGTTGAGGGACAGGCTGTTCCATGCTCAGGGAGAGGCCGCAGAGGGCCAGGCTCCGCCTTGCCCTTACAACAAAGTCTCCATAGGGGGTGCCACAAATACTCCAGCTCCTGCCCCTGCACAACCAGCCGCACAGAAGCCACAAAAACCAGTAAGGCGAACGTTTGACTGCTTAATGCACAATCGACTGAAATGAcagccatttacatttacttgtCTTACAAATTCACTGCTTTACTGTGCATTTTGACTGGGGTGCTCTGTGTCTTATggatcttttttcatttctgtttaatgtgAGTATGACTGTGCTTGTCTGGTCAAAAATGCGCTCTCTAGGTCTATACCTATCTCTTTCTAAAATCCCATCACTGCACTTTAGTCAGTGATTCAGCACTCTCTCTTCAGGTTCATTCTTCACTGTGGAATAAGCTAAATAATTTTTACTGACTTTATGGAGTAATTACATATTGCCCCAGTGCTGCCCAGATCTCTGTCCAGCCTACAGATAGAATCTCACTTAAAAGGACATTGCTGTACTGAGAGGAAACACTAATGAAACCCGTATGTGTGGCTTAACATGTTACAGGGGCAGTACCAGCCCATGGTACCCACTCAGATGGGAGATGCAGGACAGCCTCCTATGCCCACGGTTTTCACTCCTCGGGCTCTCCCCACAGAGTCCGTGCCCCCCTTTTCTTACTCGGGGATGCCGCCCACCTCCCACATGgccacacacagcctgtcccGTACGGGACCGCGCCCGGCATACCCCCAGCATCCTGCCACTGCTCCAGGTACCATGCCCGTTCCAGCTGCATGAACATTCACAGGCTGTAATGCCAGTTCTTCAGCCTAAgaattgtttctctttttttcccagggttCCCTCCTGTTCAGCCATTCAATCCCGCGGCCGTGTCAGCCTCTTTCCCCCCTCGTCCCGCAATGCCTGGGTCCAACCTGTCGGGGCCTCCACTGCCCTCAGCCTCTACCCCCGGCAGCCTTCCCATAATGCCCAGCCCGGGCCTGCCTCAGCCAAGCTTCATGCCACCTGCCTCCCTACCCTCGGGGCCGGTGCCGCCCAGCTCTCAGGCTGGAGCTCCCGTCCCCATGTACCCAGGGGGCTCTCATTCCCAGGGCCCCGCCCCGCCGCTGGCCTCGGGCCCCTACCACCCCATGGCACCAGGATACCCGCCAGGTGGCCCTGGAGCCCCAGCTGCAAAGCCTTTCTCCACTCCTGCAGTTCCCCCACCACCCACAGGTAATGACTGCAACAGCACCCCTATCCTTAATGTTGCCAAGCAAATATTGCAGGGAAAGGGAGTGCAAAGAGAAACCACTCTATTTTAAAAGGGAAACTCCCATTTTGTACAATGGCTGACAGCCTTTTTTCGTGTGTGCTCTTCCTAACTACTTTCATCCATCTGCTGACGTTGTATTGATGTAAACATTActtaatcatttaaatcatcCACAGTAACAGATGTTCTGTaataaatttaaacaataacaaGTACAAAAAACAGTTGTATTTCCCTTAAGTCTTTGCACAGTAGTGAACAAAAATTAATGGATTTAAAATTAACCTGTAGTCATTTTCTCTTGGACAAatctgtaaaatgatttttagtCGGTCAATACATACTCTGGTTTACAGTGCTTCTTCTTAAACTCAAATTACGCTAGTCTCcctgcattaaattacatggCTGTGAACCTACatgattactttttaaaatgcaagttCCATTTGAAAACGCAAATTCCATTTCTAAAGGCATGTTCAACAGTTCACGCGGTGTAGGTAGGTTCCATGTGTGTCCATAAGGGCCTCACATGAATGTCGCTCGCAAAGTCTCTTCAAAGGGACACTAGTGGGACACCGTACAATATGCTTTGAAACAAAACCCTTCACCTCTTCTATGAAACGTGCTTTGAAGATATGTTTTATAAATTGTATGcctttgacctttttttttttattaatgccTCAAGGTTTCACATACGCCATTGGTCCGCCTCTCGGTGGCAGCGTCTGATTGACAGGCCTGTAGCGTTGGGTGGAGTCAGACGAAGGGAAATTAGTACATTCCATCAACAGCTGTCTGAGCCTTTGAACACTTTGTTTTCCTGCTGCGTCTGGCCCCGCACAGATCAGAGGCAGATGGATGGGTTGGTGTTGTTCAGTGgcctttatttctgtttctttctatTTTGAAGCAGGAGAGGGAGTTAAATGGGATTCGATTATAATTAGCAATCCCAATTCCAGTCAGTCTAAGTGGTACATAATCCTAAAATCCACCCCAGCCCTTAATTTTAGGCCTTGTCTTTTGGGAAATAAAGGCATGTTGTGAATTTGTCTACCCCTCTTGTACAGAGATGTCCCTGTTGTTTGATTTCCAGGATACTTTCCATGGCTGGAGTCCCGTTGTGAGGATGAAGGTGACAGGATTAAGTTAGGAAGCAGCTGTAGAGCGTGAggcattttgtttgtgaaagagCTGGCTCCGTGAGCTTCATGCAGCAATGAGtctaattttgcattttgttgcattttgtaaaaCCAGGCAACAagcaaaatattacatgaaGCACTCTTTTTTTACTTGCTGTTAATGTGATGGAGTCTTTTGAGGTATCTTGATGCAATTACATTATGTGATAAAAATGCCCCCAATAAAATCTTTGATTAGCTAAATCAGTTTGATGTAATGGGACGCTAATCGTGCCTGTTTATACTCTCAGTAAGGAGGAGATGTAcgttaaatgaacaaataagcATGAGAGCACGATGTGTATTATTAACAATGAATTAACAATAAATCATGGGTATTGTACTGAAAAACACTTTGACAGTAGACAGTATGTACTAAAGGATGTTTTGAGTCAGGTTGTTCCATTACCAATGCAGTACAAGCTAGACATGGACAGATATCTTGATCAGACAGTGGTGCATATTCAGGTCTATGTGAGCTTCATTGAtaagtttaaaatgaaaccgAACAGGTGTGTCCCCAAAGGACCTATGCCTCTTTCCCACTTATTTTATGCAAGAACCTGTACTTGTTTTCCATATTTGACAGGCTGTATAACTGCAAATGtccataaacatttttttttattccatggGGTTTGTAAGGCCTGTTGAGTGATGGGAGGATGGGATATAATAATTGAAGATCAGTAAATGGAAGGCTGTTTTAAAGACGTGAATATGCACCATGTTGTTTGTCGGGAAACTCTTAAGGATTGGACTAGGGAACCACATGAGCTGTTCAGTCTGAGTGGGGATTTGGATATGGCTGCACCTATTGCTCGAATGGCTGACTTGCTGTTTAAAACTCCTTTAATTCTTGCATCAGTTCTTTCCATTGGTTTTGGAGAGTTTGGGAGGAGGTTCATAAACCATTGTTTACGAATTctgaatttattaaaaaaaaatttaaaaattatcaAATACCTGTCAGATTTAGAGAAgatttatgtattgtttttttttctagttggACATAATGAAATACAAAGAACAGTATGAAGTGTACTTTGCATTATGAACATGAATCCAGGAAGTAAATGTACAAGTTGGCTGTAATTCATTTCCTCTGCACTTAGAACCTCCTTACAGTGGATGCCTGTGTATCCCTGCCATTTTGTGAGTTTGGTGCAGGAATGTAAAGGAACTCCTTGGATTGTGTATGAAATGTGGGGGAATAACCTTGCATCAGTGTGGTGATAACTGCTAATCCGATTGACCCAGATGCGTTCATTGAAATGAGTCACTGTAAGGCTTTTGGCTGCGGTTGTGTGTAAAAAGCTTAGAGAAGGCAGATTGGTGCTTCCAGCTAACGGCGCGTCTGTCCTTCTTCTGCAGGTTCTCAGGAAGGCTGGAACGACCCCCCTGCCGTACGAGGAGGGCCTAGAAAGAAGAAGGTGTGCAAGGACATGCATTTTAATCGGTTTTTCTACATATTATATGTCATATATTGATGTGCCGTTTCCTTTATCAGTATTGAGGCACAAAGTGCATTTCTAACACAAGCACTCAGCGTGGTGTCCAACCTGGATCTGTGGTTGTGAAGAAACAGCTTAGTGTGATTTGTGAAAAGCCAAAGACCTATTCAGTCAGACCCATTAAGCCATCTTTACAGAAGAGCTGAATTACGTTCTCCATACTCCAGCTGTTTTAATTGAATAAGATTGGAATGTATGTTGAGGTAATATACCAGAACTTTCTCATAATCCCTCACTTTATAATTGAGGTTACTTGGTTGAGTTTGAAAAACGTTTTGAATTTGGAAAAAGGGTTTACAGACTTCAAGGTACACAAAGCTGtctaaaatattttagatttgtGTGTAATCAGATATTTCAATTAACAAGACCAAAGTAAATATTTCTTCATTCTTGTTACGTTATTCTACAGCTAAAGTTCATCTGCCCTCCTCAAGCAATTGCTTCTGTCTAGACAAGCTAACAATACCACAGCAGCTATGTTTTGCAACAGTGCTGTGCCCAGAGATCaattaaacagcattttgtattctcttttttttttttttttttttttaaacgtttcTTTGGCTTCTAAGCTTTTGCATAAACAGTGGCTGAAGACAGCAGGCCAAATGTGCATGAAGGTTTTCTGTGCTTTCCACAGCTGCCAGACAACTACACCCCACCAGCGCCCATCACGGCCCCAGTGATGGGGTTACCCATGGAGCCGGCCCACCCCCACGAGGGCATGCAGGCGCCGCCCGGAGCCCCCCAGGAGCCCAGCGTCCAGGTGCCTGAGAGACCCCTCAGACAGCGACCCGTCTCCCTCCAGGCTGGCCCCGTAACACTATTGCatataaacatttcagattCATAGGACTTGAACttggagcatttttttttcatttgtaatacaCGCACTTTTCAGGCTTCTAGAACGTTCTAGTTGTAACGTCTACATCTGATGTTACAGACAACTGTAGAGTCACTTAGTTAGCGAAGTGTTAGCAAACTCTGTGACCTCTCTGGGGAGAACCATAGAATTGAAATAATGACAGGTCTGGAAGAGGGGGAAGGGCAGGAGCACTGAGACTTTGCTGTCGgctgtctgcagctcctccagcagctcccgGCCGAGAGGGTGGAGCAGAGGGACATCCCCGCCGACCACCTGGTCCTGAAGACCACCTTCGACGGGCTGGTGCAGCGCTGCCAGCTGGCTGCGGGGGACCCGGTATGCGTCACCAAGGGTTACGATGGCACTGCCACTCTAGTAAAAAGTTACAGGCCGAGACGGACAAAGGCAGCATTTGATTGAcctttttgctgtgtttctcctcCCTCAGCAAACGAAGAGAAAACTCGACGACGCATCGAAACGTCTCGAGCACCTATACGACAAGTTGCGAGATCAAACGGTAAGCGCAAAGCCCAGGTATTGCCTATGGTTAATGTGAAGTTGTTTGCACATGCCTTGAATCTAGCATCATTTTTGTTCTCACTGTAAGAATATGGGTCATATTGATGCAGTTGGAGCCACATTCCCTAATTTTTCCAATGCCGGATTCTCTCGTTTCTCCTCTCCCAGCTATCTCCCAGCATCCTCGCCGGGCTGCATGAGGTAAGCCGCTGCATCGAGAGCCGCAACTACCAGCACGCCCTGGCCGTCCACACCCAGATCGTAAGCAGCAGCAACTTCAGCGAGATCTCCGCCTTCATGCCAATCCTGAAAGTGGTCATGACCATCGCCAACAAGCTCAGCATCTgacaacaggaaaaacaaaaatgaaaaacaaacaagcaaaacttCAGTGTTAAAGATCTTTAAGTTATAAATACATAGATATTTTTTGAGCTGTTGAGATGTGCTTTGGTGCTTTAAATAATAACATGCTGCAGACTCCAGGAATTCATTTAACTTTTTCGCAAAGTTGTTTCATGACACGTGCAAGGCGCACTGCTAAAGGGCTTTTAGTTGGGTAGCAGTTATTCTCGGCAaaccttcatttattttgctacGTGTAATTGCAATCAATGGAGAAAGGGTGCTGAAGGTTTGAGTGAGGAGGAATCCGGGCGGCGTGGTGTAGGATTTGAGTCTGAGCCGTGCACTCTGACTCTGGAAAAGATGGGAGCCGATACGGCCTCACAGGGtttcagagagacaggcagtCTGGGAGAGCTTCTGAAAATATGTTGGGGTAAGTGTCAGTACCAGACTATTCACTGGATTACATAGGCAAAGGCATGAAGCCAGTTATtacaacacaaaccaaacaagggagagtgtgtgagtgcatgcgtgcgtgcatgtgtgtgtgtgtatgtgtgcgtgcgtgtatgtgtgcccTCTTAGTAACCAGTGCAGGTTTGGAACCAGTGCAATGGTAGACTGCAACTAAATAAttctaaataaacaaaaattacTCATTCAAAAATTGTTCATAGATACATACTGTACCAtaccatttttttcagatttattgtAAAATTCCAAAAAGCAAGATGGCAACCAATTTTGCCATCTTCTATCTAGAGCATTacacagggtttttttgttAAAAGAGAATAGATTTGTTGTTTGGTTAGATGTTAGTCATCAATGTCTTGTGCAGCTATGGGACTTAACAATGCAAGGGGGTTTAACCGCTGGTGTTACTGTAACAGCTCGTTGTGTCCTCAGACTTTTTCTAGAATTGCCAAGAGTGATTGCTGTGAAGGCTGAATTGTGTCCATGCTTTCAGTGTATGAATTTAATGTACCCCAGTTTCTATGGCTGTGCCTTAGTTGCATTGGAGTATatagtcattttcatttgtaacattttgtgcTGAATATATATTATCAAGTCGAAGGAACATAATATTACTGCTGGGTTaatgaaattaacttttttcctcaagaaaaaaaaaatctgtgtctgGCCATTTAATCATAGGCATTACTTGAAATGTGTCACATCAGTTCTACATTGTGAAACCTTTTTGACCATTAGTTTTTACAATGAAATGCAAGGAGAAAATACTATAGTTGGATGATGTGTAACACTCCTGACaccaaatttaaattttttttgagTTAAGTATATTAGAGATAAGGACGTAATGAAAACctgcacaaatgaaaatgtgagagCAGGTTTATTTGTGACAATTTgtcacattttctcatttggCACTGTATCTGCCATTGATTAAGTCTTAAACATACCTCTTTAATGACAGCCCTTTAACCTGGttcaaagaaaattaaattttcCATGTCAAGGATTTGCATTTTTGGTCACATATTTTGTTCATGTGGTTACTCCATAAGATCAGCAGATTTGCTTTTAATTAGGAGGAAAAGGTCCATTGTGAGAGTATTTCCTTACTTTACGGTTTTACTCAATCTCTGATTCAGTAAGTCTTTATGATGGCAATCCATTGAGCTTAACAGTCATCTTGATCCAGATTTACCTGATATTTTATTCTCACTCTAGATACATTTTTCTGATTCCTGCTGTGTGTCCCCTATAGCCACACTGAATTATCCTCTCACAATGAAACTATGGAAAAATCCTAACATGATCCCAGTTGCATTTTATGGTACGCCATGTTGAGCTTCCAAAAAATTGCAAGCTCTACCCATGACAGCCAGTGTTTCATGCTTCCTGGAGCATAGCaagcttgtgtgtgtctctga
This genomic stretch from Megalops cyprinoides isolate fMegCyp1 chromosome 1, fMegCyp1.pri, whole genome shotgun sequence harbors:
- the sec31b gene encoding protein transport protein Sec31A isoform X2, translating into MRLKKILRTAHQAWSPAALHPTYLAAGTSAQQLDASFSTSAALEIFEMDFADPSQEMKLRGALSTTNRFHSLIWVNFGMGTDGSAGRLIGGSENGALTVYSPEEILASGDAAIIGQSEKHSGPVRALDFNPFQSNLLASGANDSEIYIWDLNNFSNPMTPGAKSQLCEPLEDISVVAWNRQVQHILASANPSGKAVVWDLRKNEPIIKISDHSNRMHCSGMLWHPEVATQLVLASEDDRLPVIQMWDLRFATSPLKVLESHTRGILSISWSQADPELLLSSAKDNRILCWNPTNGEVIYELPTTNQWCFNVQWCPRNPALLSAASFDGRISVYSVMGGSLDAQQQSSADKISASFDTMDPFGTGQVLPPLQVPQPTAKPTVVPPLKKPPKWVRRPVGASFAFGGKLITFENLKPPQQQGPQAVPRQVFVSQVVTETEFLQRSGELQAALQAGSFSSYCQAKITNAPSDSEQDIWRFLKVNFEDDARVKFLRLLGFSKDELEKKISSSLGKDICANGHGVDANDLAEKMQLLSAQLDESGAAADALSTPSDFFSNLPNDKPSFQIPVSADTDGLISQALLVGNFEGAVDLCLNDGRFAEAILLAISGGEELLKKTQQRYLDKQKSSISKLISSVVTQNWRDIVQSCDLDNWKEALAALLTYTRPEEFAELCDALGARLEHEGTEKHCLQACLCYICSGNIEKLVECWALKKDCSSPLALEELVEKVMVLRKSIERLRNSEVAAQSPVLADKLTHYAGLLASQGSLAAAMSYLPAGSNQAAIMMLRDRLFHAQGEAAEGQAPPCPYNKVSIGGATNTPAPAPAQPAAQKPQKPGQYQPMVPTQMGDAGQPPMPTVFTPRALPTESVPPFSYSGMPPTSHMATHSLSRTGPRPAYPQHPATAPGFPPVQPFNPAAVSASFPPRPAMPGSNLSGPPLPSASTPGSLPIMPSPGLPQPSFMPPASLPSGPVPPSSQAGAPVPMYPGGSHSQGPAPPLASGPYHPMAPGYPPGGPGAPAAKPFSTPAVPPPPTGYFPWLESRCEDEGSQEGWNDPPAVRGGPRKKKLPDNYTPPAPITAPVMGLPMEPAHPHEGMQAPPGAPQEPSVQLLQQLPAERVEQRDIPADHLVLKTTFDGLVQRCQLAAGDPQTKRKLDDASKRLEHLYDKLRDQTLSPSILAGLHEVSRCIESRNYQHALAVHTQIVSSSNFSEISAFMPILKVVMTIANKLSI